CCGGGCTGCACAAGGAGGTAAACATAATGAACCTGGCCTTGAGGTTGGCCGAAGTCGGTCGGCTATCCCCCGATCACGAAGCCCTGGTTTTTCATGATCAACGCATACCCTACGCAACCCTCAACTACTGGATTAACCGTTTAGCCAACGGCTTAAAGAAGTTAGGGCTGGCACCGGGTGAACGGGTACTCATAGCACTGGAAAATTGCCCCGAATTCGTGGTTTCCTTTTACGCAGTTATGCGAGCAAGGGGCATTGCCGTTCCCATTGATCCCCTTTATACCATTCATGAAGTAGCTGTTATTGCCCGGGACGCTTCCCCCGCCCTTATCATTTGTAACTCCGCAAATATCTCCATGTTTACCGAACTCGCCAGGGAACTCCCTATTCCCCGGGGCTTCATTGTTACAAACGCTACAAAAACTGTTCCAAATGCATATTGCTATGAGGAATTGCTGGTATCATTTCCCGCCAACGATCCTGCCCGGCGCGGGGAAAGGGACGACGTAGCGGAAATACTTTACACTCCCGGCAATACCGGTAAGCCCAAGGGAGTGATGTTAACCCACAGCAACCTTTACAGCAATGCGTCCACCTTTGCCCGCTTCTGTGGGCTTACTCCCCAGGACCGGGCCTTGCTGGTAGCGCCGGCCTACCACTCGGCGGCCCAGACTTGTGTATTGCATGCTTCCCTGGTCGCCGGGGCCAGGGTGGTCATCCATGAAAAATGGCCTGGAGCCCGTGCGGTCTTACAAACCATCCAGGATGAAAAGATCACCTTTTTCTTTGGCCCGCCCACCATGTATGTATTGCTGATGGAAGACCCGCAGGCCGAAAATTTTGATCTCAGCTCCTGGAAAATCGCCTTTTGCGGAGGCGCTCACCTGCCCGTGCAGGTTTTCCATGCCTTTGAGAAAAAGTTTGGCCTGCAGATTACGGAGGGTTACGGCCTTACCGAAACTTCCCCGGTGGTGTGCTGCAATCCCGTCTTTGGGATCAAAAAACCGGGTTCCGTCGGCCCCCCCATTCCGGGCGTGGAGGTAAAAATTGTTGATTATGAGGATCAACCCCTGCCTGCCGGCCAGGTGGGAGAAATCGTGGTCCGGGGACCAAACGTAATGAAGGGGTATTTTAACCAGGAAGATGAAACCCAAAAGGTACTGCGCA
The sequence above is drawn from the Desulfofundulus luciae genome and encodes:
- a CDS encoding class I adenylate-forming enzyme family protein, which codes for MNLALRLAEVGRLSPDHEALVFHDQRIPYATLNYWINRLANGLKKLGLAPGERVLIALENCPEFVVSFYAVMRARGIAVPIDPLYTIHEVAVIARDASPALIICNSANISMFTELARELPIPRGFIVTNATKTVPNAYCYEELLVSFPANDPARRGERDDVAEILYTPGNTGKPKGVMLTHSNLYSNASTFARFCGLTPQDRALLVAPAYHSAAQTCVLHASLVAGARVVIHEKWPGARAVLQTIQDEKITFFFGPPTMYVLLMEDPQAENFDLSSWKIAFCGGAHLPVQVFHAFEKKFGLQITEGYGLTETSPVVCCNPVFGIKKPGSVGPPIPGVEVKIVDYEDQPLPAGQVGEIVVRGPNVMKGYFNQEDETQKVLRNGWLHTGDLGYMDEDGYVFIVGRKKNVIIRGGLNIDPREVEDVLYLHPQVFDAVVVGVPDPVMGEEVMALVMPRGHERLDIAELEAFCAQRLAPYKVPRKIQFIESLPKTTSGKLLRKEVKRMLEHMYRAGGGG